One genomic region from Bradyrhizobium icense encodes:
- a CDS encoding thermonuclease family protein, with amino-acid sequence MIRPLSRYGAALRACAASLLVLASVGGAGAADCVLEPQGEGRVASVIDARSFRLEDGREVRLAGIERAGAERASGRAALSAIAGGRDVTLHGEEDTPDRYGRQAAFVFAAGSDHSVQTELLRRGEALVSSDIAEKNCVSALAMAEAGARDAKLGIWAESTAIKNAESSGDILAAIGHFTVVEGRVLSVRRAGAITYLNFGRNWTRDFAATISRRIMPAFESAGLGPKSLENRRIRVRGIVSSRGGPRIELFRVGQIEVLGGK; translated from the coding sequence ATGATACGTCCGCTAAGTCGTTATGGCGCGGCGCTCCGGGCATGCGCCGCATCGTTGCTCGTGCTGGCCTCCGTCGGAGGCGCCGGCGCCGCCGATTGCGTGCTTGAACCGCAGGGCGAGGGCCGTGTGGCCAGCGTGATCGATGCCCGCAGCTTTCGCCTCGAAGATGGCCGCGAGGTCCGCCTCGCCGGCATCGAGCGTGCCGGAGCAGAGAGGGCCAGCGGCAGAGCCGCGTTATCTGCTATCGCCGGCGGCCGCGACGTGACACTGCATGGCGAAGAAGACACGCCGGACCGCTATGGCCGCCAAGCTGCCTTCGTGTTCGCGGCCGGCTCGGACCACTCGGTGCAAACGGAACTGCTGCGCCGCGGCGAAGCGCTCGTTTCGAGCGATATAGCCGAGAAAAATTGCGTTTCAGCCCTGGCGATGGCCGAAGCGGGCGCGCGGGATGCCAAATTGGGCATCTGGGCTGAAAGCACGGCCATAAAAAACGCTGAAAGTTCGGGCGATATTCTGGCCGCGATTGGGCACTTTACGGTGGTCGAGGGCAGAGTGCTGTCGGTTCGGCGGGCAGGGGCAATCACCTACCTGAATTTCGGGCGGAACTGGACACGGGACTTTGCTGCGACTATTTCAAGGCGCATCATGCCGGCGTTCGAGAGCGCCGGCCTTGGACCTAAATCGCTCGAAAATCGACGGATTCGTGTCCGGGGCATTGTCTCGTCGCGGGGAGGACCACGGATTGAGTTGTTCCGGGTGGGGCAGATTGAGGTGCTGGGCGGGAAATAG
- a CDS encoding VOC family protein: MEVNGIAHIFLTASNYERSRDFYRKLLPFLGLRPVIDSETTYYCVGGRTALGISAPSPEHEGVAFEQQRVGLHHLCFRARERADVDELHGFLQTLCTKIIRAPREDHWAPGYLLDPVRRSRWHPARAQPCAGEGAVGVSGASRVTRAFRLCVAVPAGNEGTCPP; encoded by the coding sequence ATGGAAGTCAACGGCATCGCACATATTTTCCTCACCGCTTCGAATTACGAACGCTCCCGCGATTTTTATCGCAAGCTGTTGCCGTTTCTTGGGCTGAGGCCGGTCATCGATAGCGAGACGACCTATTACTGCGTCGGCGGCCGCACCGCGCTGGGCATCAGCGCGCCATCGCCAGAGCACGAGGGCGTCGCCTTCGAACAGCAGCGCGTCGGCCTGCATCACCTCTGCTTCCGCGCCCGCGAGCGCGCCGATGTCGACGAACTGCACGGCTTCCTGCAGACGCTCTGCACCAAAATCATCCGCGCGCCGCGCGAAGACCATTGGGCGCCGGGATACTTACTCGATCCTGTTCGAAGATCCCGATGGCATCCGGCTCGAGCTCAACCATGTGCCGGGGAAGGGGCTGTTGGCGTGAGTGGCGCGTCTCGCGTTACACGAGCGTTTCGATTGTGCGTAGCTGTGCCGGCTGGCAACGAAGGGACTTGTCCGCCGTAG
- a CDS encoding adenylate/guanylate cyclase domain-containing protein — protein sequence MQQIADWLENLGLGQYAKRFAENGIDVSVLSELRDEDFDRLGVLLGHRRKMLRAIAELNQDELTAARQHDAERRHLTVLFCDLVGSTALSARLDPEDMWDVIRVYRTACAKVIASYDGVIARFVGDGILAYFGYPRAHEDDAERAVRAGLDIIPAMRQLETRMHERVDVRIAIATGLVVVGDLTSGGAFEEQAMVGDTPNIAARLQSLAEPGAVVVAASTRQLLGDLFTFQNLGHREVKGISGPIAVWAVEGGAASESRFEAVRTARSIGFVGRKAEIEFVLARQQLAWQGEGQVVLISGEAGIGKSRLVASLCESAALGPHRRLRYQCSPYHSNSALHPFIAQLERAAGIAPEDTSEQKLDKLEATLALGAQRVGNATPLIAALLSIPTGERYPPLALNPVQQRRQTFAALLDQFEGLARQQPLLIVCEDMHWADATTLELFDLAVDRIRGLPVLALATFRPEFEPPWVGLANVSLLRLDRLDRRDTRALVEQVTVGRELPREMMTQIVDKTDGVPLFVEELTKMVLESGLLVEDDGRYRFDSPLPPLAIPATLQDSLMARLDRLAPVKEVAQIGAAIGRDFSYTLLRSVAGRDDLTLSAALMQLEEAELLVRHGTPPEATYTFKHALVQEAAYESLLRSRRQLLHSHIGDVLRDKFPIIAETEPEVLAYHFTEAGLSGMALEWWRKAGQQALRRSAYTEAIAHLGKAVTIADGLPDEPGRTMNRLQLQIAYGRALRGSLGHSAPETVAAWKRARQFATDINDPVELAPIHSGLFNACLTHGEIAPMRDLAETIMILAKQRPESPVAAVLARWTTGVTCWFGGDYLSAQLHLERALAAYEADPDPATFKASALDLPFVIMRFLALVLWPLGRIDRSRRLATEAVRATGETRALAQANALVHKAVFDGLCGGMLQETETILALGLAREHTMPLYVAAGSFLNGLARWRGGDRMDGLAEMRRGWTLLHENDCYLCEPFWGMQVAVANAEAGQLETGLEILRGLISWTEQSGQHWLDAELHRSQGELLLRLDPPDVSMAEDSFRRALEIARTQQTRTFELRSAVRLAQLYGAYGREGAISEVLAPILVHFDAEQHLPEIEQAEALLKGGLGARSSI from the coding sequence ATGCAGCAGATTGCGGACTGGCTCGAGAATCTTGGGCTTGGACAATACGCGAAGCGTTTTGCCGAGAACGGGATCGATGTCAGTGTCCTCTCCGAACTGAGGGACGAGGACTTCGATAGACTTGGGGTCCTGCTCGGCCATCGCCGTAAGATGCTTCGCGCCATCGCCGAACTCAATCAGGACGAATTGACAGCGGCTCGTCAGCATGACGCCGAACGACGCCACCTCACCGTTCTGTTCTGCGATCTGGTCGGCTCAACGGCGCTCTCGGCGCGCCTCGATCCCGAAGACATGTGGGATGTGATCCGCGTCTATCGCACCGCGTGCGCGAAAGTCATCGCTTCCTATGACGGCGTGATAGCCCGGTTTGTCGGCGATGGAATTCTCGCCTATTTCGGTTACCCCCGGGCGCACGAGGATGATGCCGAACGCGCCGTGCGCGCCGGCCTCGACATCATCCCCGCAATGAGGCAGCTCGAAACGCGCATGCACGAGCGGGTCGACGTGCGGATCGCCATCGCGACGGGACTTGTGGTGGTGGGTGACCTCACCAGCGGAGGCGCCTTCGAAGAACAGGCAATGGTCGGCGATACGCCAAATATCGCTGCCCGGCTGCAGAGCCTGGCGGAGCCAGGGGCCGTTGTCGTCGCCGCTTCGACACGCCAACTGCTTGGCGATCTCTTCACCTTTCAAAACCTCGGGCACCGCGAGGTCAAGGGGATATCAGGGCCCATCGCCGTGTGGGCGGTCGAAGGCGGCGCCGCTTCGGAGAGCCGCTTCGAGGCGGTACGCACGGCACGATCCATCGGCTTTGTCGGTCGCAAGGCAGAGATCGAATTCGTGCTCGCGCGGCAGCAACTGGCGTGGCAGGGCGAGGGGCAGGTGGTGCTGATTTCCGGTGAGGCCGGGATCGGCAAGTCGCGCCTTGTGGCATCTCTGTGCGAGAGCGCTGCGCTGGGACCGCACCGCCGGCTGCGGTATCAGTGCTCACCCTACCATTCGAACAGCGCGCTTCATCCCTTTATCGCTCAGCTCGAGCGCGCCGCCGGCATCGCTCCAGAGGACACGTCCGAGCAAAAGCTCGACAAGCTCGAGGCAACGCTTGCGCTCGGAGCGCAGCGGGTGGGCAACGCCACCCCGCTCATTGCCGCGCTGCTTTCGATCCCGACCGGCGAGCGGTATCCACCGCTGGCTTTAAATCCAGTGCAGCAGCGGCGACAGACCTTCGCTGCCCTGCTCGACCAGTTTGAGGGCCTGGCACGGCAGCAGCCACTGCTGATCGTCTGCGAGGACATGCACTGGGCCGACGCCACAACCCTCGAGCTGTTCGATCTCGCCGTCGATCGGATCAGGGGACTGCCGGTGCTCGCGCTCGCGACATTCCGGCCGGAGTTCGAGCCGCCTTGGGTGGGTCTTGCCAACGTTAGCCTGCTGCGGCTCGATCGGCTTGACCGGCGGGACACGCGCGCGCTGGTCGAGCAGGTAACCGTCGGTCGAGAGCTGCCGCGCGAGATGATGACGCAGATCGTCGACAAGACGGATGGTGTCCCGCTGTTCGTGGAAGAATTGACCAAGATGGTGCTGGAGTCGGGGCTGCTGGTGGAAGATGACGGGCGCTATCGCTTCGATAGTCCGCTGCCGCCGCTCGCCATTCCTGCGACGCTGCAGGACTCGCTGATGGCGCGGCTCGATCGGCTGGCGCCGGTGAAGGAGGTAGCACAGATAGGTGCTGCCATTGGCCGCGACTTCTCATACACGCTGCTGCGATCGGTGGCGGGACGCGATGATCTGACGCTGAGCGCTGCTCTGATGCAACTCGAAGAGGCCGAGCTGCTGGTTCGCCACGGCACTCCGCCGGAAGCGACCTACACCTTCAAGCATGCGCTCGTTCAGGAAGCCGCCTACGAGAGCCTGCTCAGGAGCCGGAGGCAACTGCTGCATAGCCACATCGGCGATGTTCTGCGTGACAAGTTTCCGATCATCGCCGAGACCGAACCGGAAGTCCTGGCGTACCACTTCACCGAGGCGGGCTTGAGCGGAATGGCCCTCGAATGGTGGCGCAAGGCCGGCCAGCAGGCATTGAGACGCTCGGCCTATACCGAGGCAATCGCACATCTCGGCAAGGCGGTTACCATCGCAGATGGCCTGCCCGATGAACCGGGCCGGACCATGAACCGACTCCAGCTTCAAATCGCATATGGCCGCGCCCTGCGCGGCAGCCTTGGCCACAGTGCCCCCGAGACGGTGGCCGCCTGGAAGCGCGCGCGACAATTCGCAACTGACATCAATGATCCGGTCGAACTGGCGCCGATCCATTCGGGCCTGTTCAATGCCTGCCTGACCCACGGCGAGATCGCGCCGATGCGGGACTTGGCGGAGACCATCATGATCCTCGCCAAGCAGCGACCGGAATCGCCGGTGGCCGCAGTCCTCGCACGCTGGACAACCGGCGTGACCTGCTGGTTCGGGGGCGACTACCTGAGCGCGCAACTGCATCTCGAGCGCGCACTCGCTGCCTATGAGGCCGATCCGGATCCGGCGACCTTCAAGGCGTCGGCGCTGGATCTGCCTTTCGTCATTATGAGGTTCCTTGCCCTGGTGCTTTGGCCGCTCGGGAGGATCGATCGATCGCGCCGGCTCGCCACTGAGGCGGTGCGTGCCACGGGAGAAACGCGAGCGCTTGCCCAGGCCAATGCACTCGTTCACAAGGCCGTTTTCGATGGGCTATGCGGGGGCATGCTGCAGGAAACGGAGACGATTTTGGCGCTCGGGCTCGCCCGCGAGCATACGATGCCGCTGTACGTTGCCGCCGGCAGTTTTCTGAACGGCCTGGCAAGGTGGCGCGGCGGCGACCGGATGGATGGGCTTGCCGAGATGCGCCGTGGCTGGACATTGCTTCACGAGAATGACTGCTACCTTTGCGAACCATTTTGGGGAATGCAGGTTGCCGTAGCGAATGCGGAGGCCGGACAGCTTGAGACCGGGCTGGAAATTTTGCGGGGGCTGATCTCCTGGACAGAACAATCCGGCCAGCATTGGCTCGATGCCGAACTTCATCGTAGTCAGGGTGAGCTGTTGCTGCGGCTTGATCCGCCTGATGTCTCCATGGCTGAAGACAGCTTCCGTCGAGCCCTGGAAATCGCGCGAACGCAACAGACGAGGACATTCGAGCTGCGCAGCGCAGTTCGGCTAGCGCAGCTCTACGGCGCATATGGCCGCGAGGGAGCAATCTCCGAGGTGCTGGCGCCAATCCTCGTCCATTTCGACGCCGAACAACATCTGCCCGAAATCGAACAAGCGGAAGCCTTGCTCAAGGGTGGGTTAGGAGCTCGGTCCAGCATTTAG
- a CDS encoding ABC transporter substrate-binding protein, which produces MTGIFAAALAMSATAALAQGKPALKLGGILDMSGLYADITGTGSETAAKMAVEDFGGEVLGRKVEILAADHLNKADLAASIARDMLDNQGVEMLYDVAASATALAAGEIAKARNKIVMYSGPASIRLSNEACGPYTVHYSYDTFAQANVTGLATVKSGFETWFFLTADYAFGQDLEKDTSNVVVKAGGKVLGSVKHPLNTSDFSSFLLQAQSSKAKVVGLANAGGDTINAIKQAAEFGLTRSGGQKLSPLLAFVTDIDSVGLETAQGLLLAEAFYWDLNDDTRAFSKRFMERVKRPPTAAQASVYSSVLHYLKAVKAAGTTDAAAVMKVMKETPVNDMFARNGKIRDDGRMVHDMYLFEVKKPSESKGRWDYYKLLATIPGSEAFQPLEASRCPLVKK; this is translated from the coding sequence ATGACAGGTATTTTCGCCGCCGCGCTGGCGATGTCGGCGACTGCGGCGCTGGCGCAAGGCAAGCCGGCGCTCAAGCTCGGCGGCATCCTCGATATGTCCGGGCTTTACGCCGACATCACCGGCACGGGCTCCGAGACGGCCGCGAAGATGGCGGTGGAGGATTTTGGCGGCGAGGTGCTGGGGCGCAAGGTCGAGATTCTTGCGGCCGATCATCTCAACAAGGCCGACCTTGCCGCCAGCATCGCGCGCGACATGCTCGACAACCAGGGCGTCGAGATGCTGTACGACGTGGCGGCGTCCGCCACCGCGCTGGCCGCCGGCGAGATCGCGAAGGCGCGCAACAAGATCGTGATGTATAGCGGCCCCGCCTCGATCCGGCTGAGCAACGAGGCCTGCGGCCCTTACACCGTGCATTATTCCTACGATACCTTTGCGCAGGCCAACGTCACCGGGCTCGCCACCGTCAAGAGTGGCTTCGAGACCTGGTTCTTTCTCACCGCCGACTATGCTTTCGGGCAGGATTTGGAAAAGGACACCAGCAATGTGGTGGTGAAGGCCGGTGGCAAGGTGCTGGGCAGCGTCAAGCATCCGCTCAACACGTCGGACTTCTCCTCGTTCCTGTTGCAGGCGCAGAGCTCGAAGGCAAAGGTCGTGGGCCTTGCCAACGCCGGCGGCGACACCATCAACGCGATCAAGCAGGCGGCGGAATTCGGGCTGACCAGAAGCGGCGGCCAGAAACTTTCGCCGCTGCTCGCCTTCGTCACCGACATCGACAGCGTCGGGCTGGAGACCGCGCAAGGCCTGCTGCTGGCGGAAGCCTTTTATTGGGACCTCAACGACGACACCCGCGCGTTTTCAAAACGCTTCATGGAGCGCGTCAAGCGGCCGCCGACCGCAGCGCAGGCCAGCGTCTACTCTTCCGTCCTTCACTATCTGAAAGCCGTGAAGGCCGCGGGCACCACGGATGCGGCCGCGGTCATGAAGGTGATGAAGGAGACGCCGGTCAACGACATGTTCGCCAGGAACGGCAAGATTCGCGACGATGGTCGCATGGTGCACGACATGTATCTCTTCGAGGTCAAGAAGCCATCGGAGTCAAAGGGACGCTGGGATTATTACAAGCTGCTGGCGACGATCCCCGGCAGCGAGGCGTTCCAGCCGCTGGAAGCCTCGCGCTGTCCGTTGGTGAAAAAATAG
- a CDS encoding enoyl-CoA hydratase, translating into MSANEMVLQKLEQGLLTITMNRPERRNALNPDMTRGLVEAARRAAEDHEVRAVLIKGAGGTFCVGGDVKSMAEGRAPLGFEAKMANLRRGMEVSRILHQMPKPVVAQLDGAAAGAGLSIALSCDLRVASASCKITTAFAKVGLSGDYGGTYFLTQMLGAAKARELYLTSPVLSATEAYNLGMVTKVVPDAEIDAEAHDLAMSLAQGPSVTLGYIKRNINNAETMSLEACFDAEAIHHSRSGDTADHKEAAKAFVEKRKPVFSGR; encoded by the coding sequence ATGAGCGCAAACGAAATGGTCCTCCAGAAGCTCGAACAGGGCTTGCTCACCATCACTATGAACCGCCCCGAGCGGCGCAATGCGCTCAATCCGGACATGACGCGCGGACTGGTGGAGGCGGCGCGGCGGGCGGCGGAGGATCACGAGGTGCGTGCGGTCTTGATCAAGGGCGCGGGCGGCACGTTCTGCGTCGGCGGCGACGTCAAGTCGATGGCGGAGGGCAGGGCGCCGCTCGGCTTCGAGGCCAAGATGGCGAACTTGCGCCGTGGCATGGAAGTGTCGCGCATCCTGCACCAGATGCCGAAGCCGGTGGTGGCGCAGCTCGATGGCGCTGCCGCCGGCGCCGGCCTCTCGATCGCGCTGTCCTGCGATCTGCGCGTCGCCAGCGCCTCCTGCAAGATCACGACCGCGTTCGCCAAGGTCGGATTGTCGGGGGATTACGGCGGCACCTATTTCCTCACCCAGATGCTCGGAGCTGCGAAAGCGCGCGAACTCTATCTGACCTCGCCGGTCCTGAGCGCGACCGAGGCCTATAATCTCGGCATGGTGACGAAGGTGGTGCCGGATGCCGAGATCGACGCCGAGGCGCACGATCTCGCGATGTCGTTGGCACAGGGGCCGTCGGTGACGCTGGGCTACATCAAGCGCAACATCAACAATGCCGAGACGATGTCGCTGGAAGCCTGCTTTGACGCCGAAGCGATTCACCATTCGCGCTCGGGGGACACCGCCGATCACAAGGAAGCTGCAAAAGCCTTTGTCGAGAAGCGCAAGCCCGTGTTTTCGGGCCGTTGA
- a CDS encoding enoyl-CoA hydratase/isomerase family protein yields MSKYTDIGVEKHGHVGLIEIRKPPLNFFDVSLINQIADALEEFDNDIEIRASVLAAQGKAFCAGADFSDPKRQEQEANAQNDPAANLPINHLYVQAVRIFRNKKPIVAAVHGAAIGGGLGLAVSADFRVTCPEARFAANFTKLGFHPGFGLTTTLPELVGRNNAELIFYTSRRVTGEEATRMGLANVCVPQDQVRAEAMKLAAEIAECSPLGLISTRATMRAGLADRVMAATNHELAEQTKLRATEDFKEGVKATAERRVANFKGR; encoded by the coding sequence ATGAGCAAATACACTGATATCGGCGTCGAGAAACACGGCCATGTCGGCCTGATCGAAATCCGAAAACCGCCGTTGAACTTCTTCGACGTCTCGCTGATCAACCAGATTGCGGACGCGCTCGAAGAATTCGACAATGACATCGAAATCCGCGCCTCGGTGCTCGCGGCGCAAGGCAAGGCGTTCTGCGCCGGCGCCGATTTCTCCGATCCGAAGCGGCAGGAGCAGGAAGCGAACGCGCAGAATGATCCGGCGGCCAATCTGCCGATCAACCATCTCTACGTTCAGGCCGTGCGCATCTTCCGCAACAAGAAGCCGATCGTCGCCGCCGTGCACGGCGCTGCCATCGGCGGCGGACTCGGCCTGGCCGTCTCGGCCGATTTCCGCGTCACCTGCCCCGAAGCGCGCTTCGCCGCGAACTTCACCAAGCTCGGCTTTCATCCGGGCTTCGGCCTGACGACGACGCTTCCCGAACTGGTCGGCAGAAACAACGCGGAGCTGATCTTCTACACCAGCCGCCGCGTCACCGGCGAGGAAGCCACGCGCATGGGCCTCGCCAATGTCTGCGTGCCGCAGGACCAGGTGCGCGCTGAAGCGATGAAGCTCGCCGCAGAAATCGCCGAGTGCTCCCCGCTCGGCCTGATCTCGACCCGCGCCACCATGCGCGCCGGCCTCGCCGACCGCGTCATGGCCGCCACCAACCACGAACTCGCCGAGCAGACCAAGCTCCGCGCGACGGAGGATTTCAAGGAAGGCGTCAAAGCCACCGCCGAACGCCGCGTTGCGAACTTCAAGGGGCGGTGA